In Streptomyces pluripotens, the genomic window GGCTACTGGGAGGGGGCGCGCGATGAAGTACCCACTGCTGGCTCTGATCAAGCTGTATCAGTGGACGATCAGTCCACTGCTCGGGCCGGTGTGCAAGTACTACCCGTCGTGTTCCCACTACGGCTACACGGCCATTGACCGGCACGGTGCGATCAAGGGAACGGCACTCACCGCCTGGCGCATCCTCCGGTGCAATCCGTGGTCGCTCGGTGGTGTGGATCATGTTCCGCCGCGCAAGCGTCCGCGGTGGCACGAAATGCTGCGCAACGCTTGGCGCGCACGCAAGGGCGGGCCCTCCGCCGCCGAACCGGCCACCGAAGCGAAGCCTCCTTCCGAGCTTCCTCCGAGCCCGGCCGCAGAGACCTCGTCCCATGTCCAAGGAGCATGATTAGTGGACACGATTGCCAGCCTCTTCAGCTTCATCACGACACCCGTTTCATGGGTCATCGTCCAGTTCCACACCGTGTACGGCGCCATCTTCGGCCCCGACACCGGGTGGGCCTGGGGCCTGTCCATCGTGTCCCTGGTGATCCTGATCCGCATCTGCCTGATCCCGCTCTTCGTGAAGCAGATCAAGGCGACCCGGGCTATGCAGACGCTCCAGCCCGAGATGAAGAAGATCCAGGAGCGCTACAAGAACGACAAGCAGCGTCAGTCCGAAGAGATGATGAAGCTGTACAAGGAGTCGGGTACCAACCCGCTCTCCTCGTGCCTTCCCATCCTGGCGCAGTCCCCGTTCTTCTTCGCCCTGTACCACGTGCTCAACGGCATCGCCTCGGGCCAGACCATCGGCGTCATCAACGAGAGCCTGCTGCAGAGTGCGCAGAAGGCGCACATCTTCGGTGCTCCACTGGCCGCGAAGTTCCTGGACAGCGCCAGCACGGTCGAGAAGCTCGGCGCTTCGCTGACCGACGTCCGGGTCGTCACCGCCATCATGATCGTTCTGATGTCGGCGTCGCAGTTCTACACCCAGCGCCAGCTGATGACGAAGAACGTCGACACCTCGGTGAAGACCCCGTTCATGCAGCAGCAGAAGATGCTGATGTACGTCTTCCCGATCATGTTCGCCTTCTTCGGCATCCGCTTCCCCGTCGGTGTCCTCATCTACTGGCTGACCACCAACGTATGGACCATGGGCCAGCAGATGTACGTCATCCACAACAACCCGACCCCGGGCTCCAAGGCCCAGGCCGCCTACCTTGAGCGTCTGACCAAGCACGTGGAGCACCACGGCAAGGTGCGTCGGCGGAGTGAGAAGACCATCATCAAGGCGATCGTCGCCAAGGGCCGCGACCGCAATGAGTTCGAGCGCAAGTTCGTCAACTCCCTGAACAAGGTGGGCCTCGCTGCCCAGGCCGACGGCAGTGTGGTGAAGAGCACTGCACCGGCCGCGGTGCAGACCGAGGACGGCGTGACCACGGAAGCCACCGCCGTCCGGCGCCAGCAGCCCAAGCGTCAGAGCAAGGCCCAGCGCCAGTCCGGTGCGCCCCGGCAGGCCGACGACTCCCCTTCGCTGGAGAAGTCCGACGCACCGCATGCCGCCAAGCCCGCTGCCGCCAAGCAGCCCCAGAAGCCGGGCTCCGGCACCCGCAGCAAGGCCCAGTCCGGCCAGCGCAAGGGTGGACCGCAGAGGCCCAAGTCCCCGTCCAAGAAGTAAGAAGGAGCCCATCCCGTGACGGAAGGCACCACCTCCGCTGCTGCCGAGGGCGCAGACACCCTCACCCGCCTGGAGCAGGAGGGCGAGATCGCGGCGGACTATCTGGAGGGTCTGCTGGACATCGCCGACCTCGACGGCGACATCGACATGGATGTCGAGGCTGACCGTGCTTCTGTGTCCATCATCAGCGATACCGGTGGCCGTGACCTGCAGAAGCTGGTCGGCCGGGACGGCGAGGTGCTGGAGGCGCTGCAGGAACTGACGCGCCTGGCTGTGCACCGGGAGACCGGGGATCGTAGCCGGCTGATGCTGGACATCGCGGGGTACCGGGCCAAGAAGCGGTCGGAGTTGTCCGAACTGGGGGCCAAGGCCGCAGCCGAGGCGAAGAGCAGCGGGGAGCCCGTGAAGCTCAAGCCGATGACGCCGTTCGAGCGCAAGGTCGTGCACGATGCGGTCAAGACCGCGGGACTGCGCAGTGAGTCCGAGGGCGAAGAGCCGCAGCGTTTCGTCGTTGTGCTTCCCGCCTGATCGGCTTCACACGTTCCACCGGCCCCGTCTGTTGAGCAGGCGGGGCCGAACTTTGTCAGCCTGGTAGTTCTGGTGGTCGGCGTGTGAAACGCCGGCGCTGTACGGAAGGACGGTCCCCGTGACGGAGGCAGCGGAGCTTCCCCCTGCGCCCGAACAGGCGCGGGTAGTGTTTGGCGATCGCTTCGCCGATGCGGTCCGCTACGCGGAACTGCTCGCTGAGGCGGGCGTGCAGCGTGGTCTGATCGGCCCGCGCGAGGTCCCCCGCCTGTGGGAGCGGCATCTGCTGAACTGTGCGGTGCTCTCTGAGGCGGTCCCCGAGGGAGTGACGGTCTGCGACGTCGGCTCCGGGGCCGGACTGCCGGGCATTCCTCTGGCCCTGGTCCGGGAAGACCTGAACATCACCTTGTTGGAGCCCCTGCTGCGACGCACTAACTTCCTCACGGAGGTCGTCGAGCTGCTGGGCCTGGACCATGTCACCGTGGTGCGTGGCCGGGCGGAGGAGGTTCTGGGCAAATTGCCGCCGGTCCATGTGGTGACCGCTCGTGCGGTGGCCCCGTTGGACCGGTTGGCCACGTGGGGGATTCCGCTGCTGCGTCCGTACGGCGAGATGCTCGCTCTCAAGGGTGACACCGCGGAGGAGGAACTAAAGGCCGCGGCCACCGCGCTCAGTAGGCTCGGCGCGGTGGAGACCTCCATCCTGCATGTGGGCGAGGGAGTGGTGGATCCGTTGTCCACCGTCGTTCGGGTTGAGGTCGGGGAGAGCCCGGGCGGTGTGCGGTTCGCCGCGAAGCGGGCGAAGGCAGCCCGGACAGGTCGTGCGCGCAGGCGTCGTTGAATGGCTCCGGAGCTCCTCTGGCGTACCCAGCTCCGTACTGATCCGTCCTGACAGCGAGACATACTCCACACTAGGTGCTAAACCCCCCTAAGACGGAGTGTCGCGAAGAGTCGGTCGCCACCGCTGTGCATCGTGTTTCACGTGAAACGTCGCTCACTGTTGCACGGCATCATCAGTCGCGGGCGCGCTGCGGCCGAACCTCGCGACCGTAAGCCTCTCGGTTCGCTCGGGGAGGGTTCCGTATATCCGGACACTCCGTCTCCCCCCAGAGGTACGGAGTTGTCCACAGAGGTGGATTTCTCCACAGAAGGCCAGGCCTCACTGGTTCACAACCCCGAAGACATGGGAGGCTCTGTTCATCGTGAGCCTGAAGTCGAGGAGAGTGAATCCTTGCGGTCCGACGCTAACATCGCGGGACCGATGACCGATCCGGTCCCCGGTCCCCGTACCGAGTCGATGGGGGTGGATGTTTCACGTGAAACACCGCCCCCAATGGACGACACCTCCATCGGTCGTGCGGCCCAACTGGCGGTGGGGGCCGTCGGTCGCGCCGGCGAAGTTTTGCCACGGCCGGAACAGACCCGAGTCATCGTGGTCGCCAATCAGAAGGGCGGTGTGGGCAAGACGACGACGACCGTCAACCTTGCCGCTTCGCTAGCTCTGCACGGTGGCCGCGTTCTGGTGATCGACCTCGACCCTCAGGGCAATGCCTCCACAGCCCTGGGGATCGACCATCATGCCGAAGTTCCCTCGATCTATGACGTGCTGGTGGAGAGCAAGCCTCTCGCCGATGTTGTTCAGCCCGTACCCGATGTTGAGGGTCTCTTCTGTGCTCCCGCCACCATTGATCTCGCCGGTGCAGAGATCGAGCTGGTGTCCCTGGTGGCCCGGGAAAGCCGGCTGCAGCGTGCGATCCAGGCGTATGAGCAGCCGTTGGATTACATCCTCATCGACTGCCCGCCCTCACTCGGCCTGCTGACGGTCAACGCATTGGTCGCGGGGCAAGAGGTTCTCATCCCGATCCAGTGTGAGTACTACGCGCTGGAGGGCTTGGGCCAGCTGTTGCGTAACGTCGACCTGGTGCGGGGACACCTCAACCCCACGCTGCATGTGTCGACCATCTTGCTCACCATGTACGACGGCCGGACACGTCTTGCGTCCCAAGTCGCGGAAGAGGTGCGCACCCACTTCGGTGATGAGGTGTTGCGGACGAGCATTCCCCGCTCGGTACGCATCTCCGAGGCACCGAGTTACGGGCAGACGGTGCTGACGTACGATCCTGGATCGAGCGGCGCTCTCTCGTATCTTGAGGCAGCACGAGAAATCGCGCTGAAGGGCATCGGCGTCAACTACGACGCGAGCCAAGCCCACCTGGGCACCGAGAACGACGCGAGGATGGTGGAGGGGATCCAAT contains:
- the yidD gene encoding membrane protein insertion efficiency factor YidD, which produces MKYPLLALIKLYQWTISPLLGPVCKYYPSCSHYGYTAIDRHGAIKGTALTAWRILRCNPWSLGGVDHVPPRKRPRWHEMLRNAWRARKGGPSAAEPATEAKPPSELPPSPAAETSSHVQGA
- the yidC gene encoding membrane protein insertase YidC, which gives rise to MDTIASLFSFITTPVSWVIVQFHTVYGAIFGPDTGWAWGLSIVSLVILIRICLIPLFVKQIKATRAMQTLQPEMKKIQERYKNDKQRQSEEMMKLYKESGTNPLSSCLPILAQSPFFFALYHVLNGIASGQTIGVINESLLQSAQKAHIFGAPLAAKFLDSASTVEKLGASLTDVRVVTAIMIVLMSASQFYTQRQLMTKNVDTSVKTPFMQQQKMLMYVFPIMFAFFGIRFPVGVLIYWLTTNVWTMGQQMYVIHNNPTPGSKAQAAYLERLTKHVEHHGKVRRRSEKTIIKAIVAKGRDRNEFERKFVNSLNKVGLAAQADGSVVKSTAPAAVQTEDGVTTEATAVRRQQPKRQSKAQRQSGAPRQADDSPSLEKSDAPHAAKPAAAKQPQKPGSGTRSKAQSGQRKGGPQRPKSPSKK
- a CDS encoding protein jag; amino-acid sequence: MTEGTTSAAAEGADTLTRLEQEGEIAADYLEGLLDIADLDGDIDMDVEADRASVSIISDTGGRDLQKLVGRDGEVLEALQELTRLAVHRETGDRSRLMLDIAGYRAKKRSELSELGAKAAAEAKSSGEPVKLKPMTPFERKVVHDAVKTAGLRSESEGEEPQRFVVVLPA
- the rsmG gene encoding 16S rRNA (guanine(527)-N(7))-methyltransferase RsmG, producing the protein MTEAAELPPAPEQARVVFGDRFADAVRYAELLAEAGVQRGLIGPREVPRLWERHLLNCAVLSEAVPEGVTVCDVGSGAGLPGIPLALVREDLNITLLEPLLRRTNFLTEVVELLGLDHVTVVRGRAEEVLGKLPPVHVVTARAVAPLDRLATWGIPLLRPYGEMLALKGDTAEEELKAAATALSRLGAVETSILHVGEGVVDPLSTVVRVEVGESPGGVRFAAKRAKAARTGRARRRR
- a CDS encoding ParA family protein; protein product: MGGSVHREPEVEESESLRSDANIAGPMTDPVPGPRTESMGVDVSRETPPPMDDTSIGRAAQLAVGAVGRAGEVLPRPEQTRVIVVANQKGGVGKTTTTVNLAASLALHGGRVLVIDLDPQGNASTALGIDHHAEVPSIYDVLVESKPLADVVQPVPDVEGLFCAPATIDLAGAEIELVSLVARESRLQRAIQAYEQPLDYILIDCPPSLGLLTVNALVAGQEVLIPIQCEYYALEGLGQLLRNVDLVRGHLNPTLHVSTILLTMYDGRTRLASQVAEEVRTHFGDEVLRTSIPRSVRISEAPSYGQTVLTYDPGSSGALSYLEAAREIALKGIGVNYDASQAHLGTENDARMVEGIQ